A portion of the Methanococcus voltae genome contains these proteins:
- a CDS encoding YbjQ family protein, protein MLITTQNKFVDHEIEKTLGIAKGNTARAKNIGKDIMAGFRNIVGGEIPEYTEMIAGSREQAMDRMIEDAERMGADAVVCMRFETSQVMQGVSELLCYGTAVKLKK, encoded by the coding sequence ATGTTAATAACAACACAGAATAAATTTGTAGACCACGAAATTGAAAAAACATTAGGAATTGCAAAAGGAAATACTGCAAGAGCTAAAAACATAGGCAAGGACATAATGGCAGGATTTAGGAATATCGTTGGTGGAGAAATACCAGAATACACTGAAATGATAGCAGGCTCTCGTGAACAAGCAATGGACAGAATGATTGAAGATGCTGAAAGAATGGGTGCAGACGCTGTCGTTTGCATGAGATTTGAAACATCACAAGTTATGCAAGGAGTTTCAGAACTCTTATGTTACGGTACTGCAGTAAAATTGAAAAAATAG
- a CDS encoding radical SAM protein: MKYLILKVTKNCNLRCKYCYANLSNLSNEDCETGDLNSACNMNFETAKKAIDYLLDIDKDLKIQFTGGEPLLNFELIKEVVNYCNSKYNSTNENYKYKINFAIQSNGTIINSEIIEFINTNKIGLGISLDDLNNEFRVYADNKPCKIDVLKNMAVFKANGIHFGVTSVITSNNLDEAVIEELIIYLISMGVHSISFDFLKLKNKDKFEDNDVFEPDYNDFIKLIDKLDAKKYPISIKNLNRKKKYKMNKTGNDFENYCYLNSGDLLYVNECGDIYSCPTLEGIKNMYIGNINDINDLNSDEFKLPKFKSKGCFARNYLKTND; encoded by the coding sequence ATGAAATATTTAATCTTAAAAGTAACCAAAAATTGTAATTTACGTTGTAAATACTGTTACGCAAATTTATCGAATTTATCAAATGAGGACTGCGAAACGGGTGATTTGAATAGTGCATGTAATATGAATTTTGAAACTGCTAAAAAAGCAATAGATTATTTGTTGGATATCGATAAAGATTTAAAAATACAATTTACCGGAGGCGAGCCTCTTTTAAATTTTGAACTAATTAAAGAAGTTGTTAATTATTGTAATTCCAAATATAATTCAACTAATGAAAATTATAAGTACAAAATAAACTTTGCAATTCAAAGCAACGGCACTATTATCAATTCTGAAATAATAGAATTCATAAACACTAATAAAATCGGTTTAGGTATTAGTTTAGACGATTTAAATAATGAATTTAGAGTATATGCAGATAATAAGCCCTGCAAAATAGATGTTTTAAAGAATATGGCAGTATTTAAAGCTAATGGCATACATTTTGGGGTTACTTCAGTAATTACATCAAATAATTTAGATGAAGCGGTAATTGAAGAATTAATAATTTATTTAATAAGTATGGGCGTCCATAGTATAAGTTTTGATTTTTTGAAGTTAAAGAATAAAGATAAATTTGAAGATAATGACGTTTTCGAACCTGATTATAATGATTTTATTAAATTAATAGATAAATTGGATGCTAAAAAGTATCCAATTTCTATAAAAAATCTAAATCGAAAAAAGAAATATAAAATGAATAAAACGGGCAATGATTTTGAAAATTATTGTTATTTAAATTCTGGCGATTTACTGTATGTAAATGAATGTGGGGATATTTATTCTTGCCCTACCCTTGAAGGAATTAAAAATATGTACATTGGGAATATAAACGATATAAATGATTTGAATTCTGATGAATTTAAACTTCCTAAATTTAAATCAAAAGGTTGTTTTGCAAGAAATTACCTTAAAACTAACGATTAA